From the Actinomycetota bacterium genome, one window contains:
- a CDS encoding acyl-CoA dehydrogenase family protein, with product MSLSFAFSEEQLAFRKSVQEFAEKVVAPGADERDREGRFDMDVWRACGEFGLCGLPIPEEYGGSGADIITTNLAIEALEEGGRDSGLLLSLGAHICIGAVPIWLHGTEEQKREYLPKLCSGEWIGAFAITEPEAGSDAAGIKTRAVRDGDNWVLNGSKTFITNGPTAEIINVVAVTDPEAASGQRMSCFIVRKDTPGLEIGKHLDKMGNRSSPTSELYFRDMVVPHSSMLGPEGSALWKVGFECFDWERCTMIASGIGGMEAQLRGCIEYVKQRTAFGQPIGSFEMIQDKLARMRVNINTARWVLYHAAWLKQEGLPHQQEASIAKYHVAEVSMQNALEAVQIFGGYGYLKEFPVERSIRDAKLASIGGGTSEIQKLIIARTLLGE from the coding sequence ATGAGCCTTTCCTTCGCGTTCTCCGAGGAGCAGCTCGCGTTCCGGAAGTCCGTCCAGGAATTCGCCGAGAAGGTCGTGGCGCCGGGCGCGGACGAGCGCGATCGCGAGGGCCGCTTCGACATGGACGTGTGGCGGGCGTGCGGCGAGTTCGGTCTGTGCGGCCTGCCGATCCCCGAGGAGTACGGCGGTTCGGGCGCCGACATCATCACGACCAACCTCGCGATCGAGGCGCTGGAGGAAGGCGGGCGTGACTCGGGGCTGCTCCTCTCGCTAGGCGCGCATATCTGTATCGGCGCGGTGCCGATCTGGCTCCACGGCACCGAGGAGCAGAAACGCGAGTACCTCCCGAAGCTCTGCAGCGGTGAGTGGATCGGCGCGTTCGCGATCACCGAGCCCGAAGCCGGCTCGGACGCGGCCGGGATCAAGACCCGGGCGGTGCGCGACGGCGATAACTGGGTGCTCAACGGATCGAAGACGTTCATCACCAACGGTCCGACGGCCGAGATCATCAACGTCGTCGCGGTGACCGACCCCGAGGCCGCGTCGGGTCAGCGGATGTCGTGCTTCATCGTGCGCAAGGACACCCCGGGGCTCGAGATCGGCAAGCACCTCGACAAGATGGGCAATCGTTCCTCGCCGACGTCGGAGCTCTATTTCCGAGACATGGTCGTGCCGCACTCGAGCATGCTCGGGCCCGAGGGATCGGCGCTGTGGAAGGTCGGCTTCGAGTGCTTCGACTGGGAGCGGTGCACCATGATCGCCTCGGGGATCGGCGGGATGGAGGCTCAGCTTCGGGGCTGCATCGAGTACGTGAAGCAGCGCACGGCCTTCGGTCAGCCGATCGGCTCCTTCGAGATGATCCAGGACAAGCTCGCCCGGATGCGGGTCAATATCAACACGGCTCGATGGGTGCTCTACCACGCGGCCTGGCTCAAGCAGGAAGGCCTGCCGCACCAGCAGGAAGCCTCGATCGCGAAGTATCACGTCGCCGAGGTCTCGATGCAGAACGCGCTCGAGGCGGTGCAGATCTTCGGCGGCTACGGCTACCTCAAGGAATTCCCCGTCGAGCGCTCGATCCGCGACGCGAAGCTCGCGTCGATCGGCGGCGGGACCAGCGAGATCCAGAAGCTGATCATCGCGAGGACCCTGCTCGGGGAGTAG
- a CDS encoding adenylate/guanylate cyclase domain-containing protein: MAAIIADQDMRMAWFSSEFERLFGEGVVEGWHGLHYAEFSLSKEFLAKSSQRSVQRSGLDLLPMLIDHTPGGREGMRNILTSMLGAEAAAIVDQVAERQDPLWMTSVKFTPGEGMAPVNTTGLTAEIHDREGRFIGAAAVFFAPLPFRLVSFLARGDEAALERMARLTKPGRHSAAILFADLQSSGVLSRRLPSAVYFSLVRALVTAIDRVVIDHQGVVGRHAGDGATSFFLTDDLGSPSSSARAAIGAAREIRKVVQDVAAGFEGETNGLISAKGCPMNVGIHWGSSLYMGQLVTDGRLEVTALGDAVNECARIQETARDGQILASKAVLENLGSSDAAALDVDPDALSYSSIAEIPTASEKAIRDAGGIAVASL; this comes from the coding sequence ATGGCGGCCATTATCGCCGACCAAGACATGCGGATGGCCTGGTTCTCTTCGGAGTTCGAACGGCTGTTCGGCGAAGGCGTCGTCGAGGGTTGGCATGGGCTGCACTACGCAGAGTTCAGCCTGAGCAAAGAGTTCCTGGCCAAGTCATCCCAGAGGAGCGTTCAGCGCAGCGGTCTCGACCTTCTTCCCATGTTGATCGACCACACTCCGGGAGGGCGGGAAGGGATGCGGAACATCCTGACGTCGATGCTCGGCGCGGAGGCTGCAGCCATCGTCGATCAAGTGGCCGAGCGGCAGGATCCGTTGTGGATGACGTCGGTCAAGTTCACGCCGGGCGAGGGGATGGCCCCAGTAAATACGACTGGACTGACGGCGGAGATCCACGACAGAGAGGGTCGCTTCATCGGGGCGGCAGCCGTCTTCTTCGCGCCGCTGCCGTTTCGGCTCGTCTCTTTCCTTGCGCGCGGCGACGAAGCGGCCCTCGAACGAATGGCGCGCTTGACGAAGCCCGGCCGGCATTCGGCTGCGATCTTGTTCGCGGACCTGCAATCGTCGGGCGTATTGTCGCGCCGCCTCCCGAGTGCCGTGTATTTCAGTCTGGTGAGGGCACTCGTCACGGCGATCGACCGGGTCGTCATCGACCATCAAGGGGTCGTGGGACGACATGCGGGAGACGGGGCGACATCATTCTTCCTAACGGATGATCTCGGCTCTCCGTCATCGAGCGCACGAGCGGCGATCGGGGCTGCCCGCGAGATCCGGAAGGTTGTTCAAGACGTGGCAGCAGGATTCGAAGGGGAGACGAACGGCCTGATCTCGGCCAAGGGCTGTCCGATGAACGTTGGAATTCACTGGGGCAGCTCTCTGTACATGGGTCAACTGGTGACCGATGGACGCCTCGAGGTCACGGCGCTCGGTGACGCGGTCAACGAATGTGCTCGCATCCAGGAGACGGCGAGGGACGGACAGATCCTCGCCTCAAAGGCAGTCCTGGAGAACCTCGGGTCGAGCGACGCAGCAGCGCTCGACGTCGACCCCGATGCTCTGTCCTACTCGTCGATCGCCGAGATCCCAACCGCGTCCGAAAAGGCGATCCGCGACGCCGGCGGCATCGCCGTAGCTTCGCTCTAG
- a CDS encoding ParB/RepB/Spo0J family partition protein: MTTKTQSKKEPEGLAFVEPHKKQGLTFMVLPTNEMQVISHQRKPSDTHVKRVVASIERIGFLAPVVVVPPADAGDPYLIVDGQHRFLAAQALGMKEMPAVVVPFEVARKMLGLNVEKEPNIRERSSVALSIYREMVEAEPDLPEDDGQILDSIEQAHYVTLGIAYERSGRLAGSSFEPILKKCDGFQERPLAETLPLREERAAKVLAADAAVKEVANKLKEIGAWHQFVGAQIISYANPLKRTRKQASFDETFEKMLAKLEELKDHPEKALRAGGD; encoded by the coding sequence ATGACGACGAAGACGCAGAGCAAGAAGGAGCCCGAAGGTCTCGCGTTCGTCGAGCCGCACAAGAAACAGGGCCTGACGTTCATGGTGCTGCCGACGAACGAGATGCAGGTTATCTCCCATCAGCGCAAGCCCAGCGACACGCACGTTAAGCGTGTCGTGGCATCGATCGAGCGCATCGGCTTCCTCGCCCCGGTGGTCGTCGTGCCGCCGGCCGACGCCGGTGATCCCTACCTGATCGTGGACGGCCAGCACCGGTTCCTCGCCGCGCAGGCGCTCGGCATGAAGGAGATGCCGGCGGTCGTGGTTCCGTTCGAGGTCGCCCGGAAGATGCTCGGCCTCAACGTGGAGAAGGAACCGAACATCCGCGAGCGCTCGTCTGTCGCGCTCTCCATCTACCGAGAGATGGTCGAGGCCGAGCCCGACCTGCCGGAGGACGACGGCCAGATCCTCGATTCGATCGAGCAGGCGCACTACGTGACGCTCGGCATCGCGTACGAGAGGTCGGGACGGCTGGCGGGCAGCTCCTTCGAGCCGATCTTGAAGAAGTGCGACGGCTTCCAGGAACGACCCCTAGCGGAAACGCTCCCGTTGCGCGAAGAGCGCGCGGCCAAGGTGCTCGCGGCCGACGCGGCGGTGAAGGAGGTCGCGAACAAGCTCAAGGAGATCGGCGCCTGGCACCAGTTCGTCGGTGCACAGATCATCTCGTACGCGAACCCGCTGAAACGCACGCGGAAGCAGGCGTCGTTCGACGAGACGTTCGAGAAGATGCTCGCGAAGCTCGAAGAACTGAAGGACCATCCCGAGAAGGCGCTGCGCGCCGGGGGCGACTAA
- a CDS encoding alpha/beta fold hydrolase, with product MPMVRSGDADIAYDLTGQGDPLLMIMGFLSDARMWILQTAAFAPHYTCITFDNRGVGRSSSPPGPYTMEQMATDAIAVLDDAGIERAHVLGISMGGAIAQHVALKVPERIRSLTLAATWCHPNQWLERLGEMGHMATEFDREAFARSVLLWLFTPNMIINQPDVVATIEQLILAEPPPPDTFANQIAAVHAHDTREQLAQVEAPTLVMGARRDFMVPPELAEIVHKSIPGSRLEMLDGGHAFSAENAQEFNRVILEFLRAN from the coding sequence ATGCCGATGGTTCGATCCGGAGACGCCGATATCGCCTACGACCTCACCGGTCAGGGCGACCCGCTGCTGATGATCATGGGGTTCCTGTCGGACGCCCGGATGTGGATCCTCCAGACGGCCGCGTTCGCTCCCCACTACACCTGCATCACGTTCGACAACCGCGGGGTCGGCCGGTCGTCGAGTCCGCCCGGTCCGTACACGATGGAGCAGATGGCGACCGACGCGATCGCCGTGCTCGACGACGCGGGGATCGAGCGCGCGCACGTGCTCGGGATCTCGATGGGCGGCGCGATCGCGCAGCACGTCGCGCTCAAGGTGCCGGAGCGGATCCGCTCGCTGACGCTGGCCGCGACCTGGTGTCATCCGAACCAGTGGCTCGAGCGGCTCGGCGAGATGGGCCACATGGCCACCGAGTTCGATCGCGAGGCGTTCGCGCGGTCCGTGCTGCTGTGGCTGTTCACCCCGAACATGATCATCAACCAGCCCGACGTGGTCGCGACGATCGAGCAGCTGATCCTCGCGGAGCCGCCCCCGCCGGACACGTTCGCCAACCAGATCGCGGCCGTTCACGCCCACGACACGCGCGAGCAGCTCGCACAAGTCGAAGCGCCGACGCTCGTGATGGGCGCGCGGCGGGACTTCATGGTTCCGCCAGAACTTGCCGAGATCGTGCACAAGTCGATCCCCGGATCGCGGCTCGAGATGCTCGACGGCGGTCACGCGTTCTCCGCCGAGAACGCGCAGGAGTTCAACCGCGTGATCCTGGAGTTCCTGCGAGCCAACTGA
- a CDS encoding acyl-CoA dehydrogenase family protein: MPAAAPTIVSSFFTPEHDALRATIRSFVERELQPHAEEWEREGNFPDWVFTKMGDAGLLGLSYPEEYGGSGGDHISSLVLKEEMARCGSGGVGMAVAVQTDMATPPVLKFGTEKQKQEWLVPAIKGTKIACLGITEPNAGSDVANIETTAVRDGSDWVVNGLKIFITNGCRAHFCTLVARTDKPSGYHGFSLFLVPTDTPGWQVTRRLDKLGMHSSDTAEIVMEDMRLPADALLGEEGKGFYQIMWELQGERLVAAAGAVAGSQLLLERCIQYAKERHAFGRPIGANQVIAHRLAEMATEIEAARALVYDAVWKFNKGEYPVKETTMCKLYTGLVINRVTNSAMQIFGGAAYLMDVPIQRAWRDSRLIRIGGGADEVMREILAKMRGL, encoded by the coding sequence ATGCCTGCCGCGGCACCCACGATCGTCTCCTCATTCTTCACCCCGGAGCATGACGCGCTCCGCGCTACCATCCGATCTTTCGTCGAGCGCGAGCTCCAGCCTCACGCAGAGGAATGGGAGCGCGAAGGCAACTTCCCCGACTGGGTCTTCACCAAGATGGGCGACGCGGGCCTACTGGGCCTTTCCTACCCCGAGGAGTACGGCGGTTCGGGCGGGGATCACATCTCGAGCCTCGTGCTGAAGGAAGAGATGGCGCGCTGCGGCTCCGGCGGCGTGGGGATGGCGGTGGCCGTGCAGACCGACATGGCGACGCCGCCGGTCTTGAAGTTCGGGACCGAGAAACAGAAGCAGGAGTGGCTGGTTCCGGCGATCAAGGGAACGAAGATCGCCTGTCTCGGCATCACCGAGCCGAACGCGGGATCGGACGTCGCCAACATCGAGACGACCGCGGTTCGCGACGGCTCCGACTGGGTCGTCAACGGCCTCAAGATCTTCATCACGAACGGATGTCGCGCGCACTTCTGCACGCTCGTCGCGCGAACCGACAAGCCGAGCGGCTACCACGGCTTCAGCCTCTTCCTCGTTCCGACGGACACGCCGGGTTGGCAGGTGACACGCCGGCTCGACAAGCTCGGCATGCACTCGTCCGACACCGCCGAGATCGTGATGGAGGACATGCGCCTTCCGGCCGACGCGCTGCTCGGCGAGGAGGGGAAGGGCTTCTACCAGATCATGTGGGAGCTGCAGGGCGAGCGTCTCGTCGCCGCGGCCGGAGCGGTGGCCGGCTCGCAGCTGTTGCTGGAACGGTGCATCCAGTACGCGAAGGAGCGCCACGCGTTCGGTCGCCCGATCGGAGCGAACCAGGTGATCGCCCACCGCCTCGCTGAGATGGCGACCGAGATCGAGGCAGCTCGCGCGCTGGTCTACGATGCGGTCTGGAAGTTCAACAAGGGCGAGTACCCGGTCAAAGAGACCACGATGTGCAAGCTCTACACGGGTCTGGTCATCAACCGCGTCACGAACAGCGCGATGCAGATCTTCGGCGGCGCGGCGTACCTGATGGACGTGCCGATCCAGCGCGCCTGGCGCGACTCGCGACTGATCCGGATCGGCGGCGGCGCAGACGAGGTCATGCGCGAGATCCTGGCCAAGATGCGAGGACTCTGA
- a CDS encoding acyl-CoA dehydrogenase family protein: MADTRYELFTEEHDALRASVRDFVGREIRPNVEEWEAQRDFPRSLYERVGELGLFGLKYEEEYGGSGPDLIADAVVTEEFTLCGAGGVAAGLGAHKDLGSYYVYRFGNNDQRKEWLVPSIRGELISALAVTEPGAGSDVASIVTRAVKDGDSYILNGQKAFITNGSKADYVVVAVRTGGEGYSGISLIVVDKDTPGFRTNRMQTVGWWTSHTGELFFDDCRVPAENLLGEEGQGFVYIMKNFQWERVVMALGAVAAAEKTLELGIEYGKERKAFGRPIAKFQVWRHRFADLETEIHAARCLTYHALRKMMAGEDALREVSMAKWLACELDWKVADEVLQIHGGYGYMMEFPIQRAWRDSRLGPIGGGTTEIMKEIISKTYGL, translated from the coding sequence ATGGCCGACACGCGCTACGAGTTGTTCACGGAGGAGCACGACGCGCTCCGGGCTTCCGTGCGCGACTTCGTCGGCCGCGAGATCCGGCCCAACGTCGAGGAGTGGGAGGCGCAGCGCGACTTCCCGCGCTCGCTCTACGAGCGCGTCGGGGAGCTCGGACTCTTCGGCCTCAAGTACGAGGAGGAGTACGGCGGCTCCGGGCCCGACCTGATCGCCGACGCCGTTGTGACCGAGGAATTCACGCTGTGCGGCGCCGGCGGGGTAGCGGCCGGTCTCGGCGCGCACAAGGACCTCGGGTCCTACTACGTCTACCGGTTCGGGAACAACGATCAGCGTAAGGAATGGCTGGTCCCCTCGATCCGCGGCGAGCTGATCTCCGCGCTGGCGGTGACCGAGCCCGGCGCCGGATCGGACGTCGCGTCGATCGTCACGCGCGCCGTCAAGGACGGCGACTCGTACATCCTGAACGGCCAGAAAGCGTTCATAACCAACGGGTCCAAGGCCGACTACGTGGTCGTCGCCGTCCGGACCGGCGGCGAGGGATACTCCGGGATCTCGCTGATCGTCGTCGACAAGGACACGCCCGGCTTCCGAACCAACCGCATGCAGACCGTCGGATGGTGGACCTCGCACACCGGCGAGCTCTTCTTCGACGACTGCCGCGTCCCCGCGGAAAACCTGCTCGGCGAGGAGGGCCAGGGCTTCGTCTACATCATGAAGAACTTCCAGTGGGAGCGGGTCGTCATGGCGCTCGGCGCCGTCGCCGCCGCGGAGAAGACGCTCGAGCTCGGCATCGAGTACGGCAAGGAGCGCAAGGCGTTCGGCCGTCCGATCGCCAAGTTCCAGGTGTGGCGCCATCGGTTCGCCGACCTCGAGACCGAGATCCATGCCGCGCGCTGCCTGACCTACCACGCGCTCCGCAAGATGATGGCCGGCGAGGACGCATTGCGCGAAGTGTCGATGGCGAAGTGGCTCGCCTGCGAACTGGACTGGAAGGTTGCCGACGAGGTGCTCCAGATCCACGGCGGATACGGCTACATGATGGAGTTCCCGATCCAACGCGCGTGGCGCGACTCGCGCCTCGGCCCGATCGGCGGCGGCACGACCGAGATCATGAAAGAGATCATCTCGAAGACCTACGGCCTATGA
- a CDS encoding VOC family protein: MTIHIVLDCADPEKLGEFWSKALGYTVSGYAEQWGMLKGPNDGEVLLLQRVPERKAGKNRMHIDIIASDIEAKAKELEALGAERLGDAPAGQFGMTWITMADPEGNEFCVCQE; this comes from the coding sequence ATGACCATCCACATCGTCCTCGACTGCGCCGACCCGGAAAAGCTCGGTGAGTTCTGGTCGAAGGCCCTCGGCTACACGGTCTCCGGTTACGCCGAGCAGTGGGGGATGCTCAAAGGACCCAACGACGGTGAGGTCCTCCTCCTCCAGCGCGTTCCGGAACGGAAGGCCGGAAAGAACCGCATGCACATCGACATCATCGCCTCCGACATCGAAGCGAAGGCGAAGGAGCTGGAGGCCCTGGGTGCCGAGCGCCTCGGCGACGCGCCGGCCGGCCAGTTCGGCATGACCTGGATCACGATGGCCGATCCCGAAGGCAACGAGTTCTGCGTCTGTCAGGAGTGA
- a CDS encoding lysophospholipase, with protein MIPPVTTKQPDGKAAGTVLIVHGLAEHRGRYAYVQQKLADAGYVSHAIDLRGHGEAEGFPGKIGSPDEWLDDVEAGISLATGDGPLFLLAHSMGTLPALAYLGERNQGGIRGVVLSACPISPGQATLDSLADPEAPGIPPETVSRDPEVVRAYAEDPLVFNANVPPECTAAVMLVSQRAYAAAGVVNVPALLVHGGDDPIADASGSQDLLDVLASDDKRLKIYDGLFHEVFNEPERDEVLGDVVDWLDAHR; from the coding sequence ATGATCCCCCCGGTCACGACGAAGCAGCCCGACGGCAAAGCGGCCGGCACCGTCCTCATCGTGCACGGCCTCGCCGAGCATCGCGGCCGGTACGCGTACGTGCAGCAGAAGCTCGCCGACGCCGGGTACGTGTCGCACGCCATCGACCTTCGCGGCCACGGCGAAGCCGAGGGCTTCCCCGGCAAGATCGGCTCGCCGGACGAATGGCTCGACGACGTCGAGGCAGGGATCTCGTTGGCGACCGGAGACGGCCCGCTGTTCCTATTGGCTCACTCCATGGGGACGCTTCCGGCACTCGCGTATCTCGGCGAGCGGAACCAGGGTGGCATCCGCGGTGTCGTGCTGTCCGCGTGTCCGATCTCGCCGGGGCAAGCGACGCTCGATTCGCTGGCCGACCCCGAGGCCCCCGGCATCCCCCCGGAGACCGTATCCCGCGACCCCGAGGTGGTGCGCGCCTACGCCGAAGACCCACTCGTCTTCAACGCGAACGTTCCGCCGGAGTGCACCGCGGCCGTCATGCTCGTCTCGCAGCGCGCTTACGCCGCGGCGGGCGTCGTCAACGTGCCCGCGCTGCTCGTCCACGGCGGCGACGATCCGATCGCCGACGCATCCGGCTCGCAGGATCTGCTCGATGTCCTTGCGAGCGACGACAAGAGATTGAAGATCTACGACGGGCTGTTCCACGAGGTCTTCAACGAACCCGAGCGCGACGAAGTGCTCGGCGACGTCGTCGACTGGCTCGACGCGCATCGCTGA
- a CDS encoding aerial mycelium formation protein: MAMQNGNRRSDRILDPSYLEGLDGLDEERLRAMREECEEEEGVLSYERSLIHSRLSILGAEQARRADGGPSGSLVDRLPEILAGHGPASHRGSFPKLEAPAMYETPRRRVEKLVNDDTLARLPELPDEELRSIIDTLEATESEVSAARHSIQVVLDRLIEELGRRLAPRT; encoded by the coding sequence ATGGCGATGCAGAACGGGAACCGCCGGTCCGACCGGATCCTCGACCCCTCGTATCTGGAGGGCCTCGACGGCCTCGACGAGGAGCGCCTCCGCGCCATGCGCGAGGAGTGCGAGGAAGAGGAAGGCGTCCTCTCCTACGAACGGAGCCTGATCCACAGCCGGCTCTCGATCCTGGGGGCCGAGCAAGCCCGGAGGGCGGACGGCGGCCCTTCGGGATCCTTGGTCGACCGCCTCCCGGAGATCCTCGCCGGCCACGGGCCGGCGAGCCATCGCGGATCCTTCCCGAAGCTGGAAGCGCCGGCCATGTACGAGACGCCCCGACGCCGAGTCGAGAAACTCGTCAACGATGACACGCTGGCGCGTTTGCCCGAGCTGCCCGATGAAGAACTTCGGTCGATCATCGACACGCTCGAGGCGACCGAGAGTGAGGTTTCTGCGGCACGGCACTCCATCCAAGTCGTGCTCGACAGGCTCATCGAAGAGCTCGGTCGTCGCCTCGCTCCGCGTACGTAG
- a CDS encoding response regulator, producing MAISAARGSSHRTRVMIVDDDPLIRDVVRAVLEDGSYELEEAGSGEEALRLAEQRPPDVVLLDVMMPGMDGFEVAERIKGDPKLKAALIVMLTAKDAPEDRRRGMKCGADMYFTKPFSPLELLTTLNGALR from the coding sequence ATGGCAATCTCCGCGGCCCGCGGATCCTCGCACAGGACCCGGGTGATGATCGTGGACGACGATCCCTTGATCCGTGATGTCGTGCGCGCGGTTCTGGAGGACGGCTCGTACGAGCTGGAGGAAGCTGGTTCCGGTGAGGAAGCCCTCCGGCTCGCCGAACAACGTCCGCCCGACGTCGTGCTGCTCGATGTGATGATGCCGGGGATGGACGGCTTCGAGGTCGCCGAGCGGATCAAGGGCGATCCGAAGCTCAAGGCCGCGCTCATCGTGATGCTGACGGCGAAGGACGCGCCCGAGGATCGTCGCCGCGGGATGAAGTGCGGTGCGGACATGTACTTCACGAAACCGTTCAGCCCTCTCGAGTTACTGACGACCCTCAACGGAGCACTGCGATGA
- a CDS encoding HD domain-containing phosphohydrolase — MSQEIATGSTDPVEEHRLREQLLAFARDINEVYRRERARTAELEQALEELEESYLATVKTLAFVVEAKDVHTRSHLDRAHDYAVALASRVAPELASDQTLRYGFFLHDIGKIGIPERILSKPGPLTDDEWAIMRTHPVLGAQILSPVKFLIPALPIVEAHHEKWDGSGYPRGLRGEQIPLGARIFALVDAFDAMTSDRPYRRALSFEQALDQISSCAGTHFDPEVVRSFVELCEDAEKGRLFSGEGARHVS; from the coding sequence ATGAGCCAGGAGATCGCCACCGGGTCGACCGATCCGGTGGAAGAGCACCGTCTGCGCGAGCAGCTTCTCGCCTTCGCGCGCGACATCAACGAGGTGTACCGCCGCGAACGCGCGCGGACGGCGGAGCTCGAGCAAGCGCTCGAAGAGCTCGAAGAGTCCTATCTTGCAACCGTAAAGACGCTCGCGTTCGTGGTCGAAGCGAAGGACGTTCATACGCGCTCCCACCTCGATCGCGCCCACGACTACGCGGTGGCGCTCGCGTCCCGCGTCGCCCCAGAGCTCGCCTCCGATCAGACGCTGCGTTACGGGTTCTTCCTGCACGACATCGGCAAGATCGGGATCCCCGAACGGATCCTTTCCAAGCCCGGTCCGCTCACCGACGACGAGTGGGCGATCATGCGGACCCATCCGGTGCTCGGCGCGCAGATCCTTTCTCCGGTCAAGTTCCTGATCCCGGCGCTGCCGATCGTCGAGGCCCACCACGAGAAGTGGGACGGCTCCGGGTACCCGCGCGGGCTCCGCGGCGAGCAGATCCCTCTCGGAGCGAGGATCTTCGCGCTCGTGGACGCGTTCGACGCGATGACGTCCGACCGGCCCTACCGCCGGGCTCTCTCCTTCGAGCAGGCCCTCGATCAGATCAGCTCGTGTGCCGGCACACACTTCGACCCCGAGGTCGTTCGCTCGTTCGTCGAGCTCTGTGAAGACGCAGAGAAGGGTCGCCTCTTCTCCGGCGAAGGCGCTCGGCACGTGAGCTGA
- a CDS encoding metallophosphoesterase family protein, with the protein MLAVRVAVMSDVHSNLEALDAVLAAADEQGCDRLLVLGDLVGYGADPDAVIARLVERGAVAIAGNHDLAAIGRFDATWFNEVASSAIAWTAETMSADTRAFLAELEPRRDEPDALLVHGSVRDPAAEYLLTLEDAKASFELGDFAVAFFGHTHLPSIFRSDERGRVDGRILPEGSPIDLEPGARYMLNPGSVGQPRDRDPRAAFIVWEDGRVLGHRVAYPIEKTAAKINAAGLPRWLADRLSLGE; encoded by the coding sequence ATGCTCGCCGTGCGCGTGGCGGTGATGTCCGACGTCCACTCCAACCTGGAGGCACTCGACGCCGTTCTGGCGGCCGCCGACGAGCAGGGCTGTGACCGGTTGCTGGTGCTCGGCGACCTGGTCGGCTACGGGGCCGATCCGGATGCCGTCATCGCCCGTTTGGTCGAGCGGGGTGCCGTAGCCATCGCCGGGAACCACGACCTCGCGGCGATCGGCCGATTCGACGCCACCTGGTTCAACGAAGTGGCCTCCTCGGCGATCGCGTGGACCGCCGAGACCATGTCCGCCGACACCCGAGCGTTCCTGGCCGAGCTCGAGCCACGCCGGGACGAGCCCGACGCGCTGCTCGTGCACGGCTCGGTCCGCGATCCGGCGGCCGAATATCTCCTGACCCTCGAGGACGCAAAGGCAAGCTTCGAGCTGGGTGACTTCGCGGTCGCATTCTTCGGTCACACCCACCTCCCGTCGATCTTCCGAAGCGACGAGCGCGGCCGGGTCGACGGAAGGATCCTTCCCGAGGGATCACCGATCGATCTCGAGCCCGGCGCGCGATACATGCTGAACCCCGGCAGCGTCGGACAGCCTCGCGACCGTGACCCTCGCGCCGCGTTCATCGTGTGGGAGGACGGCCGGGTGCTCGGCCACCGTGTCGCGTATCCGATCGAGAAAACCGCCGCCAAGATCAACGCCGCCGGGTTACCGCGCTGGTTGGCCGACCGCCTTTCGCTCGGCGAATGA